The following are encoded together in the Geobacter sulfurreducens PCA genome:
- a CDS encoding ATP-dependent helicase yields the protein MKLLDNLNPPQRAAVLHGEGPLLVLAGAGSGKTRVIVHRIAHLIRERGVPARQILAVTFTNKAAGEMRERVEKLVGGEVPLIATFHSTCARILRREIHHLGYDSSFAIYDDKDSGKLLKEVMAGLGLDEKRFPATSLASAIDDCKNRGLAPEDLPADTFTGEVVGRVYAAYQERLKKCNALDFGDLIMLTVRLFEEHPVVLERYRDQWRWILVDEYQDTNPIQYRLVRLLAGEHRNLCVVGDDDQSIYRWRGADIRNILDFEKDFPGVTTIKLEQNYRSTRNILAAAGAVVARNRGRKAKTLWSENPPGDPIVYRRLADERDEARFVCREIERYVRRGGDLRDVAVFYRTNAQSRVVEDALVADGIPYHMVGGMRFYERMEVKDVLAYLRVLANPADEVSLKRIINVPARGIGPGTVDKISELAVRRGITVLDALGEAATGGLLSSAPRGKVAAFAAVMERFFALRDQLPLAELTTRIIEESGYADRLRQERTDEAADRLANLQELVAAMEEFERTSDERGLAPFLEQVALVSDLERSGTGRESATLMTLHAAKGLEFPMVFMIGMEEKLFPHVRSLDDPEAMEEERRLCYVGMTRARERLCLTNARRRRIFGQDQVNMPSRFIADIPRNLLDLEDEWQQPALGSVAPDTAGRGREPARHNLASILETEIEPDFADVEIVPVEPEESGVWLGMKVRHGKFGVGTIRKIEGQGDEQKVIVWFNSVGPKKLLVRFAGLERV from the coding sequence ATGAAATTGCTCGATAATCTTAACCCTCCCCAGCGGGCCGCGGTTCTTCACGGCGAAGGACCGCTCCTGGTCCTGGCCGGTGCCGGTTCCGGCAAGACCAGGGTCATCGTCCACCGGATCGCTCACCTGATCCGCGAGCGGGGTGTCCCCGCCCGGCAGATTCTTGCCGTGACCTTCACCAACAAGGCCGCCGGCGAGATGCGCGAACGGGTGGAAAAGCTCGTGGGGGGTGAGGTTCCCCTGATCGCCACCTTTCACTCCACCTGCGCGCGGATCCTTCGCCGGGAGATTCACCACCTGGGCTACGATTCCTCTTTTGCCATCTATGATGACAAGGACTCCGGCAAGCTCCTCAAGGAAGTGATGGCCGGTCTCGGTCTCGACGAGAAGCGTTTCCCTGCGACCTCGCTTGCCTCGGCCATCGACGACTGCAAGAACCGGGGGCTTGCGCCGGAGGACCTGCCAGCCGACACCTTCACCGGCGAGGTGGTGGGCCGCGTCTACGCCGCCTACCAGGAGCGGTTGAAGAAGTGCAACGCCCTCGACTTCGGCGACCTCATCATGCTGACCGTCCGCCTCTTCGAGGAGCACCCCGTGGTGCTTGAGCGCTACCGGGACCAGTGGCGCTGGATCCTGGTGGACGAATACCAGGATACCAACCCGATCCAGTACCGGCTCGTGCGCCTATTGGCCGGTGAGCACCGCAACCTCTGCGTGGTGGGTGACGATGACCAATCCATCTATCGCTGGCGCGGGGCCGACATCCGTAACATCCTCGACTTCGAGAAGGACTTCCCCGGCGTCACCACCATCAAGCTCGAGCAGAACTACCGCTCCACCCGGAACATCCTTGCGGCGGCGGGAGCCGTGGTGGCACGCAACCGGGGTCGCAAGGCCAAGACCCTCTGGAGCGAGAACCCGCCGGGCGACCCTATCGTTTACCGCCGTCTGGCCGACGAGCGGGATGAGGCCCGCTTCGTCTGCCGTGAGATCGAGCGCTACGTACGCCGTGGCGGCGACCTCCGGGACGTGGCGGTCTTCTACCGCACCAATGCCCAGTCCCGGGTGGTGGAAGACGCTCTGGTGGCCGACGGCATCCCCTACCACATGGTGGGCGGCATGCGGTTCTATGAGCGTATGGAGGTAAAAGACGTCCTTGCCTATCTGCGGGTCCTGGCGAACCCGGCTGACGAGGTTTCGCTCAAGCGGATCATCAACGTTCCCGCTCGGGGGATCGGTCCCGGCACCGTGGACAAGATTTCCGAGCTGGCCGTCCGCCGGGGGATCACCGTCCTCGACGCCCTGGGTGAGGCGGCCACGGGCGGACTCCTCTCCTCGGCACCCCGGGGTAAGGTGGCTGCCTTTGCAGCAGTCATGGAGAGGTTTTTCGCCCTGCGCGATCAACTCCCCCTGGCAGAACTCACCACCCGCATCATCGAAGAGTCAGGCTACGCGGACCGGCTTCGGCAGGAGCGGACCGACGAGGCCGCGGACCGGCTCGCCAACCTTCAGGAACTCGTGGCTGCCATGGAAGAGTTCGAGCGGACCAGCGATGAGCGGGGACTTGCTCCGTTCCTGGAACAGGTGGCCCTCGTCTCGGATCTGGAGCGTAGCGGCACGGGCCGCGAGTCGGCAACGCTTATGACCCTGCACGCGGCAAAGGGGCTCGAGTTTCCCATGGTTTTCATGATCGGCATGGAGGAGAAGCTCTTTCCCCATGTCCGCTCCCTGGACGACCCCGAGGCCATGGAGGAGGAGCGCCGGCTCTGCTACGTGGGGATGACCCGGGCACGGGAGCGGCTCTGCCTCACCAATGCCCGGCGCCGGCGGATCTTCGGCCAGGACCAGGTGAACATGCCCTCCCGCTTCATCGCCGACATCCCCCGGAACCTCCTGGACCTGGAGGATGAATGGCAGCAACCCGCCCTCGGCTCCGTCGCGCCCGACACCGCCGGGCGGGGGCGGGAGCCCGCGCGTCACAACCTGGCCTCCATCCTCGAAACCGAGATCGAGCCGGATTTCGCCGACGTGGAGATCGTCCCCGTCGAACCCGAAGAAAGCGGCGTCTGGCTCGGCATGAAGGTACGGCACGGAAAGTTCGGTGTCGGCACCATCCGGAAGATTGAAGGGCAGGGGGATGAGCAGAAGGTGATCGTCTGGTTCAACTCGGTGGGGCCGAAGAAGCTTCTGGTCCGCTTTGCCGGTCTGGAGAGGGTCTAG
- a CDS encoding lipoprotein — protein sequence MRCQVGAIAVLIVLALGGCASSSSWTGVYHATVEGVTGTARVSASGDRVRMEFSSQRKTSVSILRYDRGVAWLLAPTMAVYREISLADLRRDVPLFFDPALRVNRTELGKELLDGRDTMKYAAEITQNGTTFRGYLWEAVPPLPVPLRWEDKRGAVVSWEQVVPAPIPSGQFEIPGGYAEAAAALGPNVMPRAGRHSE from the coding sequence ATGAGGTGCCAGGTTGGTGCCATTGCAGTGCTCATAGTCCTCGCACTGGGGGGATGTGCATCATCCTCGTCGTGGACGGGTGTGTACCATGCCACGGTCGAAGGGGTAACGGGGACCGCCCGGGTTTCAGCGTCCGGTGACCGGGTGCGGATGGAATTCAGCAGCCAGCGCAAGACATCGGTGTCGATCCTTCGCTACGACAGGGGTGTGGCATGGCTGCTGGCCCCCACTATGGCCGTGTACCGGGAGATTTCCCTTGCCGATCTGCGCCGGGACGTTCCCCTGTTCTTCGACCCCGCCCTGCGGGTCAACCGGACCGAGTTGGGGAAGGAGCTGCTGGACGGCCGTGATACCATGAAATACGCTGCGGAAATAACCCAGAACGGCACCACCTTCCGGGGGTACCTCTGGGAGGCGGTCCCGCCGTTGCCGGTCCCGCTCCGGTGGGAGGATAAACGTGGCGCGGTCGTTTCCTGGGAACAGGTTGTCCCGGCGCCGATTCCGTCGGGACAATTCGAAATTCCGGGCGGCTACGCGGAAGCCGCGGCGGCATTGGGGCCGAACGTTATGCCGCGGGCCGGACGGCATTCCGAGTGA
- a CDS encoding B12-binding domain-containing radical SAM protein, with product MRILFVHPHGSNWMGAGNDITAIFNLMPPLGMLSIAAFLEARGMEVEIIDCYGTGRRGRDLVDEIVRRRPDAVGFSCTTSSFLEGYALAEGLKELLPDIPVIFGGAHACSVGVSLLDRFPAIDYLVLGEGEQTLYELAAASFRNVEKIPGVGYRRDGVGTLSAARELIADLDTLPFPAYHRLPDFPRRYTLPLFSYPKAPNTSVISSRGCPYQCSYCDRSVFSRGFRFNSSEYIVEHLAYLNRDFGIRHVFFYDDLFTADRGRVARFCQLKEARRLPVTYNCIARLEHVDAELLALLKRSGCWQVNFGIESGDPEVIKKHRKYYGLDEVQTKLAMVRRAGMRVKGLFMLGLPGESAESIRRTIDYALMLPLDEINVTKFTPFPGAPIYGGIREQGEFDENWPLMNCMNFVFVPTGMSRDQLEELYNEFIRRFYRRTRIHWGYTQMLWKSPDSILRFLRHLPEILAFEMKQKW from the coding sequence GTGCGCATCCTCTTCGTTCACCCCCACGGCAGCAACTGGATGGGTGCCGGCAACGACATCACCGCCATCTTCAACCTCATGCCCCCCCTGGGGATGTTGAGCATCGCCGCGTTTCTGGAGGCGCGGGGCATGGAGGTGGAAATCATCGACTGCTACGGTACCGGCCGACGGGGACGGGACCTGGTGGATGAGATCGTCCGCCGGCGACCCGACGCAGTCGGGTTTTCCTGCACCACCTCGTCGTTTCTCGAAGGGTACGCCCTGGCCGAGGGACTCAAGGAGTTGCTCCCGGACATCCCGGTGATCTTCGGCGGCGCCCACGCCTGTTCGGTGGGGGTGAGCCTTCTGGACCGGTTCCCGGCCATCGACTACCTGGTTCTGGGCGAAGGGGAACAGACCCTGTACGAACTTGCTGCCGCGAGCTTTCGCAATGTGGAGAAAATTCCCGGCGTCGGCTACCGCCGTGACGGCGTCGGCACCCTCTCTGCGGCCCGGGAGCTCATCGCCGACCTGGACACCCTTCCCTTTCCGGCCTACCACCGGCTTCCCGACTTCCCCCGGCGCTACACCCTGCCCCTGTTCAGCTACCCCAAGGCTCCCAACACCAGTGTCATTTCGAGCCGCGGATGTCCCTACCAGTGCTCCTACTGTGACCGGTCGGTCTTCAGCCGGGGCTTCCGCTTCAACTCGTCCGAGTACATTGTGGAGCACCTGGCCTACCTCAACCGGGACTTCGGCATCCGCCACGTCTTTTTCTACGACGATCTTTTCACCGCCGACCGGGGCCGCGTGGCCCGCTTCTGCCAGTTGAAGGAGGCACGACGACTGCCGGTGACCTACAACTGCATCGCCCGCCTCGAACATGTGGATGCCGAGTTGTTGGCGCTGCTGAAGCGTTCGGGCTGCTGGCAGGTGAATTTCGGCATTGAGTCCGGCGATCCGGAGGTGATCAAAAAGCACCGGAAGTACTACGGACTCGACGAGGTGCAGACCAAGCTGGCCATGGTCCGCCGGGCTGGGATGCGGGTGAAGGGGCTGTTCATGCTGGGGCTGCCGGGAGAGTCGGCGGAATCCATCCGCCGGACCATCGATTATGCCCTGATGCTGCCCCTGGACGAGATCAACGTGACCAAGTTTACCCCCTTCCCCGGCGCGCCCATCTACGGGGGCATCAGGGAACAGGGGGAGTTCGACGAGAACTGGCCTCTCATGAACTGTATGAATTTCGTCTTCGTGCCCACGGGGATGAGCCGGGACCAACTGGAGGAGCTCTACAACGAGTTCATCCGGCGCTTCTACCGCCGGACCCGCATCCACTGGGGATACACGCAGATGCTCTGGAAGTCGCCCGACAGCATCCTCAGATTCCTGCGCCACCTGCCGGAGATTCTGGCCTTCGAGATGAAGCAGAAGTGGTAA
- a CDS encoding acyloxyacyl hydrolase, translating into MKRYAMILLLVAGQLLSAGAGHGEEPAVRTASGEFAILGGYGITHRGFGATRTQVETVDAILRYGHFLSGELGTGRWFQGRHELLVEVPLHLTLDPRVRTMTGGYLLGSWKFTSLEGLAPYVFAGGGILYNDLGLDTQGTRLNFSYQGGTGLQWFVRPDTALGIEYRYHHVSNAGTAEPNEPLNSSKFLLGVSVYR; encoded by the coding sequence ATGAAACGTTACGCTATGATCCTGCTCCTGGTGGCAGGCCAGTTGCTCTCGGCAGGCGCCGGACATGGAGAAGAGCCGGCCGTGCGGACCGCATCCGGCGAGTTCGCCATCCTGGGGGGCTATGGCATCACCCACCGGGGGTTCGGCGCCACCCGCACCCAGGTGGAAACGGTGGATGCCATCCTGCGCTACGGGCACTTCCTCTCGGGAGAGCTGGGCACCGGCCGCTGGTTCCAGGGGCGCCACGAACTGCTGGTGGAAGTGCCGCTCCACCTGACCCTGGACCCGCGCGTGCGGACCATGACCGGCGGCTACCTCCTGGGCAGCTGGAAATTCACCTCCCTTGAGGGGCTGGCCCCCTATGTCTTCGCCGGCGGCGGCATCCTCTACAACGACCTGGGACTCGACACCCAGGGGACGCGGCTCAATTTTTCCTACCAGGGGGGGACGGGGCTCCAGTGGTTCGTGCGGCCGGACACGGCCCTGGGAATCGAGTACCGCTATCACCACGTCTCCAACGCCGGCACCGCCGAACCCAACGAGCCTCTGAATTCGAGCAAGTTTCTGCTGGGGGTATCGGTCTACCGGTAG
- a CDS encoding carotenoid oxygenase family protein: MNRRDFLKTAGLTGIALGLPGCARSLPFGRDVFPDFGDDARPYLGLATSLREEHDYEARVEGTIPAGLRGTLYRNGPALFDRGGMRKRTLLDGDGMVQAFRFGDRGIRYANRFVRTRKFVEEEAAGRFLHPTWSTQAPGGIWTNVWPTERLLSQAGITVFPWRGRLYAFDESSFPYELDPDTLATVGETTFGLPRDLTTYSAHGKFDPVTGEWLHFGIRYGPRTFVHLTTFNADGTLRRHRALELPRAIYMHDWFVTERHVVFHLHPVEIAYWPFLLGIRSMAESLRWRPERGTILMVAERDGEAPPRLVETEACYLWHTFNAWEERGKITADFVGYRNPDHFISDDPVITAVMLGRRGTYSYPGEVMRYRIDPARGTAAREVLHQGSCEWPRIDERLRCRPHRTGYMLRCLPGEFFWSIVMGLDPVTGRTDEYSFGRGVYCTEPVFAPRPDTLAGGPGWLLVELYDSRTRTSSLAILDADRIADGPLALVRLTHHVPFSYHGWWQPAS; the protein is encoded by the coding sequence ATGAACAGAAGGGACTTCCTTAAAACCGCCGGACTGACCGGCATCGCCCTGGGGCTCCCCGGCTGCGCCCGGAGCCTCCCCTTCGGCCGGGACGTCTTTCCCGACTTCGGTGACGATGCCCGCCCCTACCTGGGGCTTGCCACGTCGCTGCGGGAGGAGCACGACTACGAGGCCCGGGTGGAAGGAACCATCCCCGCGGGGCTGCGCGGCACCCTCTACCGCAACGGCCCGGCCCTCTTCGATCGGGGTGGGATGCGCAAGCGGACCCTCCTGGACGGGGACGGCATGGTGCAGGCGTTCCGTTTCGGCGACCGTGGGATCAGATATGCGAACCGCTTCGTGCGGACCCGGAAATTCGTGGAAGAAGAGGCTGCCGGCCGCTTCCTCCATCCCACCTGGAGCACCCAGGCCCCCGGCGGAATCTGGACCAACGTCTGGCCCACGGAGCGGCTCCTGAGCCAGGCGGGGATTACGGTCTTCCCGTGGCGGGGACGGCTTTACGCCTTCGACGAATCATCTTTCCCCTACGAACTGGACCCGGATACCCTGGCAACCGTGGGCGAAACCACCTTTGGCCTGCCGCGCGACCTCACCACTTACTCGGCCCATGGCAAGTTCGACCCGGTCACGGGAGAATGGCTCCACTTCGGCATCCGCTACGGCCCCCGAACCTTTGTCCACCTGACCACCTTCAATGCGGACGGCACCCTCCGCCGCCACCGGGCCCTGGAGCTTCCCCGCGCGATCTACATGCACGACTGGTTCGTAACCGAGCGCCACGTGGTGTTCCACCTCCACCCGGTGGAAATCGCCTACTGGCCCTTCCTGCTCGGCATCCGGAGCATGGCCGAATCCCTCCGCTGGCGCCCCGAACGGGGAACGATCCTCATGGTGGCGGAGCGGGACGGCGAGGCGCCGCCACGCCTGGTGGAAACCGAGGCATGCTATCTCTGGCACACCTTCAACGCGTGGGAAGAACGAGGGAAAATCACTGCCGACTTCGTGGGGTACCGCAACCCGGACCATTTCATCAGCGACGATCCGGTCATAACCGCGGTCATGCTGGGACGGCGGGGAACCTATTCCTATCCCGGCGAGGTCATGCGCTACCGGATCGATCCGGCCAGGGGAACGGCCGCCCGCGAGGTGCTCCATCAGGGGAGCTGCGAGTGGCCCCGCATCGACGAGCGGCTCCGTTGCCGCCCACACCGCACGGGGTACATGCTCCGCTGCCTTCCCGGCGAATTCTTTTGGTCAATCGTCATGGGGCTCGACCCGGTTACCGGCCGCACCGACGAGTACAGCTTCGGCCGGGGCGTCTACTGCACCGAGCCGGTCTTCGCGCCGCGGCCCGACACCCTCGCCGGCGGCCCCGGCTGGCTCCTGGTCGAACTCTATGACAGCCGCACCCGCACCAGTTCACTGGCCATCCTCGACGCCGACAGGATCGCCGATGGCCCCCTGGCCCTCGTTCGACTCACCCACCACGTCCCCTTCAGTTACCACGGCTGGTGGCAGCCTGCTTCTTAG
- a CDS encoding sigma-54-dependent transcriptional regulator — translation MSPEKYPPKPILLVDDEAAWLRSLSLTLREATGIDNIIKCSDSRQVMDILRETEVSLILLDLTMPYFSGTDLLQMIGQEYPDIPVIVLSGLNQVETAVRCMQLGAFDYYVKTVEKERLITGIQRAFSMQEMRNENRSLKARFLEDHLAHPEAFAEIMTASKKMRAVFQYCEAVAQSSEPILITGESGVGKELIARAVHRIRCPGGPWVAVNAAGLDDTIFADTLFGHARGAFTGAERERRGMIEEAAGGTLFLDEIGDLSHASQVKLLRLLQEGEFFPIGSDTPRKLRARLVFATNHDLSGKNGSNGFRKDLYFRLNAHQVQIPPLRERFEDLPLLIDHFLSEAADTLGKRRPTPPRELATLLSIYSFPGNIRELRAMIYDAVSRHRSHVLSLDSFKEKIGYSTDLPSPAPDAEIIFPERLPTLEEGGHRLVMEAVRRARGNQTLAAAMLGITRQALAKRLKQFPDATPAPPARAVGSGLERVLQFFPAH, via the coding sequence ATGAGCCCGGAAAAGTACCCCCCCAAGCCCATCCTGCTGGTTGACGATGAGGCTGCGTGGTTGCGCAGCCTGTCGCTCACGCTACGGGAAGCCACCGGCATTGATAATATCATCAAATGCTCCGATAGCAGGCAGGTGATGGATATTCTGCGCGAGACCGAGGTGAGCCTGATTCTGCTCGACCTGACCATGCCCTACTTCTCCGGCACAGACCTGCTGCAGATGATCGGCCAAGAATATCCGGACATTCCGGTGATCGTCCTGAGCGGACTGAACCAGGTGGAAACGGCTGTGCGCTGCATGCAGTTGGGAGCCTTCGATTACTACGTGAAGACCGTGGAGAAGGAGCGCCTCATCACCGGCATCCAGCGGGCGTTCTCCATGCAGGAGATGCGCAACGAAAATCGCAGCCTCAAGGCGCGGTTCCTGGAAGACCACCTGGCTCATCCGGAGGCTTTTGCGGAAATCATGACCGCCAGCAAGAAGATGCGGGCGGTCTTCCAGTACTGCGAGGCCGTGGCCCAGAGCAGCGAACCGATCCTGATCACCGGTGAAAGCGGAGTCGGCAAGGAGCTCATCGCCCGCGCCGTCCACCGCATCCGCTGCCCCGGCGGTCCCTGGGTGGCGGTAAACGCGGCGGGGCTCGACGATACCATCTTTGCAGACACTCTGTTCGGGCACGCCCGCGGCGCGTTTACCGGCGCCGAGCGCGAGCGGCGCGGCATGATCGAAGAGGCCGCCGGCGGTACCCTCTTTCTGGACGAAATAGGGGACCTGAGCCATGCCTCCCAGGTGAAGCTGCTCCGGCTCCTCCAGGAGGGGGAATTTTTCCCCATCGGTTCGGACACTCCCCGCAAGCTCCGGGCCAGGCTCGTGTTCGCCACCAACCACGACCTGAGCGGCAAGAACGGTTCCAACGGGTTCCGCAAGGACCTCTACTTCCGTCTCAACGCTCACCAGGTCCAGATTCCTCCCCTGCGGGAGCGGTTCGAGGACCTGCCGCTGCTCATCGACCATTTCCTCTCGGAAGCCGCTGATACCCTGGGTAAACGTCGCCCCACCCCACCCCGGGAGCTGGCAACGCTCCTGTCCATCTACTCTTTTCCGGGGAACATCCGCGAATTGCGGGCCATGATCTACGATGCGGTGAGCCGCCATCGCTCCCATGTCCTGTCCTTGGACAGCTTCAAGGAGAAGATCGGTTACAGCACGGACCTGCCGTCCCCGGCGCCCGATGCGGAGATCATTTTCCCCGAGCGGCTGCCGACCCTTGAAGAGGGAGGGCACAGGCTGGTCATGGAGGCGGTCCGGCGCGCCCGGGGCAATCAGACCCTGGCGGCGGCCATGCTCGGCATAACCCGGCAGGCGCTTGCCAAGCGGCTGAAGCAGTTCCCCGATGCCACTCCCGCTCCCCCCGCACGTGCCGTAGGGAGTGGGCTGGAGCGGGTGCTGCAGTTCTTTCCTGCCCATTGA
- a CDS encoding ATP-binding protein produces MYSVPASADYEARAANHILVLHSYHPGYPWTDQVMAGIQDVLSNSFERIHMDVEYLDVKRHRQSAQVSRMFDAVLHHKLRQRSFNLVIASGNEALDYALANRRDLFRGAPIVSCATVGPDPLPTASAWHTGVRADPDFTGVIRQALALHPGTTRMIVIGGTRELTDRLNTQRLMAASQAFAGRVTFDYWNDLSAEEIIARLQSPVRGAVILINGSIRDRSGNLLSFHEQTGLLRQGGLPLYSFWNVFLGEGIVGGPFVDVHEQGRIAARTALRVLHGEPVADIPVEQSVITVPTFDYEELQRLGISPRHLPPKHILVNGPKPFYNLSKSQFLWSVAILLGSLSITLLLTWSILLRRRAELRLRQSEQNYRQLSRQFGIILDGIPDSLTLISHDMKVVWSNKVAGDPFGAPLRTVPGEYCCEMLYNRTTLCDNCPAVRAFESGENEESTITTPDGRTLEVKAFPVREGSETVSHVIMLASDISDKVRLLEETVRTSRLASLGELAAGVAHEINNPNAVILLNVDLVKKVCREAIPLLLDRVDRQSELAIGGIPWSEMSEELPLLLTEMEEGAGRIKRIVDDLKDFARGDGADQCEPVDLNEAVRASVRLVGNAIKNATDHFALELAPGLPSFEGSIQRIEQVVVNLIMNACQSLQDKTKGITVSTGYDLIHGVYTIQVRDEGQGIPPEVLPRITDPFFTTKRETGGTGLGLSICMRIVRSYGGTLEFQSVPGAGTTATLSLPAEKEVIAA; encoded by the coding sequence GTGTATTCCGTTCCGGCAAGCGCCGACTACGAGGCGCGGGCGGCCAACCACATCCTGGTGCTCCATTCCTATCACCCCGGGTATCCGTGGACCGACCAGGTCATGGCGGGAATCCAGGATGTGCTGTCGAATTCCTTCGAACGGATTCACATGGACGTGGAATATCTCGATGTGAAGCGCCACCGGCAGTCCGCCCAGGTTTCCCGCATGTTCGACGCGGTGTTGCACCACAAGCTGCGGCAACGGTCATTCAATCTGGTGATCGCATCCGGTAACGAGGCGCTCGACTACGCTCTCGCCAATCGTCGTGACCTGTTCCGCGGTGCACCTATCGTATCCTGCGCAACCGTCGGCCCCGATCCGCTCCCCACCGCCTCGGCCTGGCATACGGGCGTCAGGGCCGATCCCGATTTTACGGGAGTCATCAGGCAGGCTCTGGCGCTTCATCCCGGCACGACCAGAATGATCGTCATCGGCGGCACCCGTGAGCTGACGGATCGCCTTAATACCCAGCGACTCATGGCGGCAAGCCAGGCATTCGCGGGGCGGGTAACGTTCGATTACTGGAATGACCTGTCGGCCGAGGAGATCATCGCACGACTCCAGTCCCCTGTCCGCGGGGCCGTAATCCTCATCAACGGGTCGATTCGCGACCGTTCGGGGAATCTTCTCTCGTTCCACGAGCAGACAGGCCTGCTGCGGCAGGGGGGGCTTCCCCTCTACAGCTTCTGGAACGTTTTTCTCGGCGAGGGGATCGTGGGGGGGCCGTTCGTGGATGTGCACGAGCAGGGGCGAATTGCCGCGCGGACGGCACTGCGAGTGCTTCATGGGGAGCCGGTGGCCGATATTCCGGTGGAGCAATCGGTCATCACCGTACCGACCTTTGACTACGAGGAACTGCAGCGACTCGGGATATCTCCCCGGCACCTGCCGCCAAAGCACATTCTGGTCAACGGACCCAAGCCGTTCTACAACCTGAGCAAGTCCCAGTTTCTCTGGTCTGTCGCGATTCTGCTCGGCTCCCTGAGCATCACCCTGCTGCTCACCTGGAGCATCCTGCTCCGCCGCCGGGCCGAGCTCAGACTGCGCCAGAGCGAGCAGAACTACCGGCAGCTTTCCCGGCAGTTCGGGATCATTCTGGACGGCATCCCCGACAGTCTCACCCTCATTTCCCACGACATGAAGGTGGTCTGGTCCAACAAGGTGGCCGGTGATCCCTTTGGGGCGCCGTTGCGGACCGTGCCCGGCGAATACTGTTGCGAGATGCTCTACAACCGCACCACTCTCTGTGATAACTGTCCGGCGGTGAGGGCTTTCGAGTCGGGCGAGAACGAGGAATCCACCATTACCACGCCCGACGGCAGGACCCTTGAGGTGAAGGCATTCCCGGTCAGGGAGGGGTCGGAGACGGTGAGCCACGTCATCATGCTGGCCAGCGACATCTCCGACAAAGTCCGTCTTCTGGAGGAAACGGTCAGGACGAGCCGGCTCGCATCGCTGGGTGAGCTGGCAGCCGGCGTGGCTCACGAGATCAACAACCCCAATGCGGTGATCCTGCTTAACGTGGACCTGGTCAAAAAGGTGTGCCGGGAAGCAATCCCCCTGCTGCTGGATCGCGTTGACCGGCAGAGCGAGTTGGCGATCGGGGGGATCCCCTGGTCGGAAATGAGCGAGGAGCTGCCACTCCTGCTGACGGAGATGGAAGAGGGCGCCGGCCGCATCAAGCGGATCGTGGATGACCTCAAGGACTTCGCCCGCGGCGACGGCGCCGACCAGTGCGAGCCTGTGGACCTGAACGAGGCGGTCCGGGCCTCGGTCCGCTTGGTGGGCAATGCCATTAAAAATGCCACCGACCATTTCGCGCTGGAGCTGGCCCCTGGCCTCCCTTCCTTCGAGGGAAGCATCCAACGGATCGAGCAGGTAGTGGTCAACCTGATCATGAACGCCTGCCAGTCCCTCCAGGACAAAACGAAAGGGATCACCGTCAGCACCGGCTACGACCTTATCCATGGGGTCTACACGATTCAGGTGCGCGACGAGGGGCAGGGGATTCCCCCGGAGGTCCTTCCCCGCATCACCGATCCGTTCTTCACCACAAAGCGCGAAACCGGCGGCACGGGTCTCGGTCTGTCGATCTGCATGCGCATCGTCAGAAGTTATGGCGGCACACTCGAATTCCAGTCCGTCCCGGGAGCCGGGACAACGGCTACCCTGTCCCTGCCGGCCGAAAAGGAGGTTATTGCCGCATGA